The window cgcgtaaAAAAACTATCAATTTAAACCaggaaaaaaaggaattacaTCGAATTTGGTATCTTGAAAGTATCATCTAGAATAATTCGAGAAGTTTTCAAgatgtttaataaattgaaatagaaatttattaatcgaaAATGAGGTGCTGTCGCCTATCAAGAATtgattaatatcatataattggTGTTCGGAAGGTATAGAAAATTATACATACGTCAATTAAATCTGTGTCGGTTATTTTACATATTCCTAATGAAGCTACAGTTTGAGTTAAAcctgtaaaaaaaagtgatcGAAAATTAGGTACCtacttgtaaaatttaaaaactaataaaaataccaCAAACTTTGTAAGCGcaattcattattttgtgGAAATATTCTTACTAAACGATAATCAATtctttcagaaaaaaaagaaaagaaaattaataaccTAAAGTATAAGTAAGAAACTGAAACttctttaatttactttagCAAAACCCATTCAATAAAATCACAAGCAATTTTTTGATCATTAAGAACTTGATGAAATGTAAATGGTGAATTaatttcaaagaatttttgtgaaatttctTCTAATTGTTGATTCATCATTTACGGAATGACTAAGTAACGTACCGCGTTTATTTTCGCGTGTTCTTTGATCGGCCTActgattttttatcatattataacAGTTCTAACCAAATTTGTACAATTACCTCAATGTTTTAAAAACCAGAAAATTTTCCGATGTGGCGATGATTACACTTGATAATTCTAGAGcaatttatatgtttatttatttttatttgattctacttaattttataattcttctTGATACCAAATTCGTAAGTCGTAACGCATTATTGAAATTCAAATTACATAATCCCATTACAATTCTGTTTATAAGAAAACCCCTTTTTAGAAACATAACTGATAATAAggaaataatagaataaataataaagagtattaggatttttaaagttattatacttataaataattattttattagtaataatacatttattatcataaatgcagtagaattaataatttaacatcaGATATAATATACTACTTAAAGCCAGtcccaaatttcaaattcCAAATTCCAATTCAAAATtccaaattatattgtattttgcCAATATGTATAGCATCAAATAATTAGGCTCATTATCTATTTCACAAAAATCCATtaattcctttaatttttaattatttaaactgccattttattagatttatgaTTTTCATAGCAAAtcatttcataaattataGCTGCTACAAATTTGCTTTCTCTTTCTTTTGCATAACTTCATTttgagattcaaataaaatgtatcatatacagtatatagtaGTTATTGACCAAACTGTGAAGtgattttttaactattattaCCCAATAACTGTgttattctatataaaaagcATAGTAAACAATAGTATTTTaccttaaaaattaatatttgtgaTATTTAATCTAAATGGTGTAAAtgtgttaaaaatattaattaatgaattataaaattaattttaataaattataataattatccatgtattattataaaaatcatttttagaataaaaatttgattttcttttccACAAAATTAAGTATGGCCGATAATTAATTTGGACCAATAAGCGTAATGAATCACGTGGAATGGAAAAAAGGTAAACTCCACAAAATTTTTCGTGTAATTGCTTCGGTATATGTTCTTCTTTTGCTGCGTCCTGTACGAACACCAcgaattttgatttttgatttttatttttttatatcaagcGTTGCATGTTGTGTCAttagataaaattatcaaaaagacAAAGTCCACGTGTTCTTTAGTTCaaggataattttaattgcatttgaaaattagcaaaattacatataaattctTTGTAAATTTGAATCATGTATTCTTGTACTCTTATAGGCTAATTACAAAATTgcttaatttaaaaactttttattccACATATAGTGGATGTtccatttattatatgaaaccTAGGAAATAATTATTACGGTTCGAGATGAATTTGAATAAAGCTTGTCAAGCTCTGGATTGAGTGTGATGACATACGTATAACATATATACTGGTAAAAATTCATCTGGAATGTGGCAaacttcattaaaaaagtcaaagaaagatgaaatatattatttattcattgaCTGGGCAGCCAAGACAAACCAATGACATAAAGAAAGTTAATTAATGTAGtatttgatattgatatttgCCGATATGTCATAATCACTCGTCTTCAATTTTCtcattcaattttaaaattttttatttgacatgATTTAGTTGATTTACGCCATTTACCTTGTTcgtataatagaaaaaattgacGAATTTTGGCTAATGTCTTTAGcacttttcgtctcccatctgGACCTACTAACCCTACTAAATCAATTGACTTCTTTTCGGTAAACAGCATATCAAACAATCAGTTCAAACCTCTATTCTGCTGAAATGAAAAGTTCCTTTAATGACTATTCTACATAGAGGAAGTTTCTATGTTTTGATAGGTACAAACTTTCAGTAACAGTacttttctataataattcataatatCTTTAAGGCTATGCATTAGAAGTAGATTGTCCACCAAAGTGTCAGGTTTAGAATTTTTCGTGCCTGTTGCTACTTTTTCATACGTCACACATTTCGAAACTGGCTAACATTAcaagatattaaaataattatagacGCACGTTAGTTAAGTCAAGCATTGAGCCAGGCACATTGAACAATGcccaataatatattaatattattatcgaAGTGAATTTAATTTGTTCGAGAATtccacaaaataaaataaactactatatattatcatttatttgtttttttttattaagtaaaatgaTTGGACCCTTGCAGTGGACATATATGGTTTGACTTGTTACAATTGTTACAACAACACCACCTATCTGCTACatacttataaattattgaGAATTCTCATTTGTATTGTTTAGACCTCATTTGTATTGTTTAGAATCCTCATTTGTATTGTTTccttttattgtaattttataattttctcttaatttactttttaatgaCTCGTTAACTGTTAAAGGCTTAATGGACAACTGTGCCAcgttacttttatttttcggATTCTCAAAATTCTACTAGAACATATGTAGCTAGCTGTTTGAAACATTTATGAAACCTCTAGTGTTTCAGTACattgtataaattaatattaaatatttaaattttttgttttcaattGGACATGCTGCATTCggataatttacataattctttCTTCGAATGATTCATCAATCTTCATTTGCACGACTTTGTAAATCTTTGTAATGAGATCGACTTTCTTTGTATGTAACAACATGGCAATGAtgcaaaattttgtgtaacatataataaaagcaaattaaatttaccatTTCAGCTAACAAAAGAACAAAAGGAATTTCAAATAAGGCCGCAGTTTACGCCCAAATGTCAAGGCGCAGCATTAAGTTTTTCCGGCTCATTTCCGTGAATCGAAAGGCCGATGACAAATACAAGGGATTTTGTGGCGTATTGAAGCTTTAAAGAGTAAGAATCATGACGGTGCATGACGAAAGTGTCTTAGATGCTTTGCTGATccatacgttttttataataaactgaaatttttttttttgtctattaAAAGATTTGTGCGCagaatacaaaatttatttttagatattataCCCTGGTCCTTTGAGATTTCaggttcaaaaaaaaaaaattttttcttgtgtttatatttttttaaaaaaaataaaatattatttctctGTCGATTTAcgactatttttttaataaagaaaaaaaactacaATTATGAGCAATGGCAAATCTGGCGTTAGCCTTGAgcaaaaatttggtaaaaaaaaatttttttttcctctagttttattaaagtctttgtttacttattttttaatataaatctaCATCTCTTTCTGTTTTGTAATCTGATCTGTCTTTCATTAAAAAACTAACTTTTGCCTTAATGAATCTTTCACATCTATGTTTATGAAGCTGATTTAGGCTTCAAGGACAATCAAAGTTCGGGGAAACCTACCGCTGGTCGTTATGTTCCTCCCCACATGAGAAACAGATCTGACCGAACAACCGAACGAACAACCGAACGAACAACCGAACGAACAACACCTACCATAAAAGAAAACACATCTCAGCCACCAcaacaatatcaaaataacGATAACTTACAACCACAACCACAATATGATAATGAATCTTATAATAATGAACATGACGAGCTAGTTCCACCCCTCCAATCACGCCGTTCGAACGGCTGGCATTCTCGGAATGgaaggtatttatttttatttattatgtatatcATGTTTCGAAGAGGTTAGTTTTAGTAGTTCAGGTATTGTTTAGTAAGTTAATGACTgcgaatataatttatttaattaagtgAATtgttatgattaataatatttttttgatagaaaagaTTTTGTCTCATCggaaaactaattttttatgttcATATTACTTGATATAAATAGTGCTGCGCCTGCAGTTAACTGGAATGGTGGTCGTACTTCATTCCCTCGTGCAGATGCTTGGGGAGGTAGTCGCAGTGAAATGAGTTATTCTACCCAAAATCGTACTGGTTGGATTGATCGGGCATCATCAGGGGGAGACCGTTACCGTAATCGTTATAGTAATTATGGTGGTCGTGGAGGAGGCTTTGATGATTTTGGTCGTCGTGGTGAAGATGGCTATGGTACTTGGAAAGATGGTGTACATAAAGTTGCACCAAAAAATTTACAGATAGAAAGAGAACTTTTCGGTTCACCCGATGACCCTGATCGTCAACATACCggtattaattttgaaaagtatGATGATATTCCAGTTGAAGCCAGTGGTAATAATGTTCCAGAAGGAGTGTCAGACGTATGTTATCATTTGTTCGTTCATTTGTTCTCATAAATTATGTTACTAaaacttagttttttttaatatagttcaCAAGCCCTCCTTTAGATAAACATCTTCTTTGCAATATTGAACTCGCACGTTACACTACTCCCACACCTGTTCAAAAGTATTCTATACCAATTGTATCTAATGGGCGCGACCTTATGGCTTGTGCTCAAACAGGTTCTGGCAAAACTGGAGGTTTCTTATTTCCAATTTTGTCTGAACTTTTCAAATATGGTCCTTCACCTCCACCGCCTGAACAACCTGGATATACTCGTGGTTTGTCTCGTAGTCGCAAAGCTTATCCTGTAGGATTAATTCTTGCACCTACTCGAGAATTAGCATCTCAAATTTATGAAGAAGctaaaaaatttgcatatCGTTCCTGGGTACGTCCTTGTGTTGTATATGGTGGCGCTGATATTTCCGgtcaaattaaacaaattgaTCGTGGGTGCGATTTATTAACTGCTACCCCTGGTCGTCTTGTTGATTTGATCGAACGAGGTCGGGTTAGTCTATTTCACACCCGTTATTTGGTTCTCGATGAAGCTGATCGTATGTTAGATATGGGATTCGAGCCCCAAATTCGTCGTATTGTTGAACAAGAAGgtatttgatttatttcttgtattaaaactctcttattattctttaataaatattaatttctaccctttcttttttttttaatatcatactatttatttatttagatatgCCTGGTGTTAACGATCGTCAGACACTTATGTTTAGTGCTACATTTCCACGAGATATTCAAATTCTCGCTCGTGATTTCTTAAAAGACTATGTTTTCTTAAGTGTTGGTCGCGTTGGTAGTACAAGTGAAAACATTACTCAAAAAATTGAATACGTTGAAGAAGACGACAAACGATCCGTGTTATTAGATATTCTACATGCTCAATCAAATTCTGGGCttacattaatatttgttGAAACTAAACGTATGGCAGACATGTTATCAGATTTCcttattaattctaattttccTGCCACATCAATTCATGGTGACCGATCACAACGTGAACGTGAGCGAGCTCTTGATTCATTTAGGACAGGTCGTACTCCTATAATGGTAGCTACCGCTGTTGCTGCTCGTGGTCTTGACATTCCTAACGTTACACATGTCATCAATTATGATTTACCGACTGATATTGATGACTATGTACATCGAATTGGTCGTACTGGTCGAGCTGGAAATGTTGGCTTATCAACGTCGTTTTTCAATCGCGGTAACAAAGGCATAGTTCGTGATTTGATTGATTTATTGAAAGAGGCGAACCAAGAAATTCCTATGTGGTTAGAGACTGTAGCGAAAGAAAGTCAAAGTTATGGACGTGGTAGTGGACGTGGTAGTGGTCGTGGAAGCCGAGGTGGTAATCGAGATCATCGTAGATTTGGTGGCAGCAGCAGTGAAAGAGGAGGCTATGGAAGCAGTAGTAATAATGAGTAAGTATTCGTATAACATTTCTATTTCAGATTAATGAtaaatacttattaatttcatttttctttggGTAGAATTGGTTATTACGGCGGCGGAGGTGGCGGAGGTGGCTATGGTGGCGGAAGTTACGGCGGAGGTGGATATGGTGGTGGAAATTATGGGAATGCTAATGGAAATTATAAACAAAGCTGGTGGTAATATCCACCTTCTAAGAGAAAGGAAAACCGGGAGCTAATGAGGAAATGCGGAAACAGCTATAGAAATGTTTATGATGAGTATGATTTTCGGGGTGTGGTTATACCAATCGTGAAGTATAAGATTGTGATTATTGCATGCATTTATTTGAAATGAGAgatatattcaagaaattttggcTGGACTTAATTGCAATTTCTTTGTTCTATAAATTATGATAGAcgtcatcattattttattatatgtaaatggacattaattttttattattattattattattttattttattttattttatttttggtttaCCCTCACCCCTTATTACTATTCGCTAatgttaattaatgaaataccttataaaatattccgtattttctttacatatacatatattattttttttttaaaacaaaatttttcacaAGTATTCATTGTAAAACTCTGGTATATATATAGAAGCAAAAATGaacaattttatattcttttttattcatttaaatcatagctatcaatatatttaaaaatttgtagatttttcataataattttttttcttttttttggttattattTCTGTATTTTGTGATATCAttactacttttttttaaacgtatttctcaaaaaaaaaaaaaatattaaacttgTATTATATATGCCAGGGACCGCttctttatcatatatatttttattttaggtatcattccttatatatttttttcactattaatatacttatttttctGTTAAAAGTGCCTttgcttttttaaaaaaattttattaaataaaaataaaataactacaaaaaatcaaaaaatatattcgcGTGATTTTATCTTTAGTTGGTATATATGAATTGCAGTGTGTAAAGGTGATCGTAATATGCAATCCGCTAAGGTAAAAATAGAGAACATTTGGGGTGATGGAGAAGTTAAAAATCATGTTGTTTATTCATTAGCCTTAAAACAACCTCTTTGTGCTTATAGGGAGCAGAGAAAAATAATACAGAGTCAAGTTATAAAAAGATGGTAAGATTGGTGTTTATCGTGTTTATTATATACCACAATGCTGTATAAATCTTTAAtggaattatattattacaatattataaataacagaaaaattatattattgaatatataatctttttataaacTACTCGTGATCTGATTCGAATCTGATTAAATCTGATCCCAGTATTTCAAGTCTATAAATCATACGCCAGAAGACGTACTTTCCATAGCTTCTCTACTCTTgaaatctaatattttaacaaataaatcattaaacaGATAGATAAATACATATTGAAAATCCGATTATTCGATCACTTACAAATTGAGGAAAATTTGGATCTTTTAATATCTCTAGAATCCAATCTTGAAGTTCATCGTCGTCTTCAGGTAATGGAATATGTTGTCtctgaattaaattattgtttaaggGTTGGATTGTGGATAATGGTCGATTTCGTAAATGTTGAAATCCCTCCTGTGTTAAATGCGGCGAAATTTGTTTAGCTGACGAGTAGGTATTTTGTGTTGAATGTGATAAAAGAGTAGAGGGTTGATCCGAGTTTGTGGGTTGTAAATGAACTTGAGATGCAATAGATTGTGCAAATTGTGATTGATTAATTAGGTTCGGTTGGGATTTTGCTTGTATATGAGAACTCGGAACTCGCGTCGGTTGAAAATCGAATTCAAACCCATTATCATCTTCATTTATAGTTAAGTCGATAAAATAAGGCTCTTTTTTATGTAACGTAGGAGAAATATCCATTTGCTCTTGTTTTATCTTCACTTGCTGGACTGCTACTGAATTAGTGGTTATTTGATTTTGTGTACATGGTAATTGTAAATTTGGCATATtctgtaatatatttttctgcGGATTGGAGAA of the Rhizophagus irregularis chromosome 3, complete sequence genome contains:
- a CDS encoding DEAD-box ATP-dependent RNA helicase — protein: MSNGKSGVSLEQKFADLGFKDNQSSGKPTAGRYVPPHMRNRSDRTTERTTERTTERTTPTIKENTSQPPQQYQNNDNLQPQPQYDNESYNNEHDELVPPLQSRRSNGWHSRNGSAAPAVNWNGGRTSFPRADAWGGSRSEMSYSTQNRTGWIDRASSGGDRYRNRYSNYGGRGGGFDDFGRRGEDGYGTWKDGVHKVAPKNLQIERELFGSPDDPDRQHTGINFEKYDDIPVEASGNNVPEGVSDFTSPPLDKHLLCNIELARYTTPTPVQKYSIPIVSNGRDLMACAQTGSGKTGGFLFPILSELFKYGPSPPPPEQPGYTRGLSRSRKAYPVGLILAPTRELASQIYEEAKKFAYRSWVRPCVVYGGADISGQIKQIDRGCDLLTATPGRLVDLIERGRVSLFHTRYLVLDEADRMLDMGFEPQIRRIVEQEDMPGVNDRQTLMFSATFPRDIQILARDFLKDYVFLSVGRVGSTSENITQKIEYVEEDDKRSVLLDILHAQSNSGLTLIFVETKRMADMLSDFLINSNFPATSIHGDRSQRERERALDSFRTGRTPIMVATAVAARGLDIPNVTHVINYDLPTDIDDYVHRIGRTGRAGNVGLSTSFFNRGNKGIVRDLIDLLKEANQEIPMWLETVAKESQSYGRGSGRGSGRGSRGGNRDHRRFGGSSSERGGYGSSSNNEIGYYGGGGGGGGYGGGSYGGGGYGGGNYGNANGNYKQSWW